The nucleotide sequence AACGATGGAATGCCAAGGACGCCCAATTCACGCGCTGACCAATGGCACAGGATGGCGATGCGTGCTAATCCTATTTATTACTCGTTTTCTTCCAGGGGGGAAGATCATGCCGCGCAGAATCCACTATTTTGTTGTACCTGCATCATCATCGTGGCAGGTGCGAGGGGGTGGGCTAGGGCAAAGGGGCGTTGGAATTTCCTATTGGCGGAGGATAGTTCCATGATGTTAGAATGTCAAAAGACGAGTCATATGCTTGGAAAGGGCTTTCGATTTCCTTGCCCTAATATGTATCCGTGTTGGCTTTTGGTCATGCTCGTCCCTATTGCAGTGGGCTTGCCTCTCTCCCGATCCTTTTCATTGCGGGCAGAGGTTTGGGATGTACCAGAGGAGATGCAAACTTTATCCGAAGCTCTTCAAATTGCCCAACCCTATGATACCGTTCTAGTTTCTCCCGGCACATATGATAATGTGGGATCACTTTTCATGGATGCTCCCTCTGTGATACTTCTAGGTGAAGATTCACTTCGGGCTAGAATCAACCTAGGAGCTCTATATATCCGGGCAGATTCATGTGTTGTGAGGGGTTTGTCATTTATGAATTGGATTGATTTCCCCATCACGGTTGGCGCCGTTACTGGAACACAGATCAGGGGAAATGCCTTTTTATGGAGTATGCGAGCAATCGACGATCAGGGTCTATTCACCTCAATAATTGGCAACTATATTATGGAATGTTGGGAATCGATCATGGTCTATGGTCAAGGTGGCACTTTAATAGCGTCAAACGAATTGATCAATAATGGGGGGGGGATTCTGCTTTGGGCGCCTGCCACCGTGAAAGACAATGAGATAATCGGAACAACGTCGGGTTCTGATGTCGGAGCTCCACTCTATGGAGGTGGAGTCGGTGCTTTTTCCGTCGGTGGCCAAGTGCTAATTCAAAACAACACCATTGATGAGAATACATGTGATACCTGGGAGCCCCTATGGGTGGGAAAAGGAGGTGGAATCTACACCTTCGAGTGTGACTCCGTCATTATTGAGCATAATACAATTACTAACAATCAAGCTCTGTTGGGAGGCGGCATTTACGTCAAAGATTCCAATGTAGAGATCCGGGAGAACTTCATTCGAAGTAATGTCGACACGGTGTTCTATGAAGAGGACGAACGTGAAGGACTTGGCGGGGGATTTTGGATTGGCAATTGTGAGGGTGTGATCGAGAACAATACTATTATCGAGAACAATGCGCATATTGATGGAGCTGCTTTCTATCTCGAAGGTAATAGTACACCGGTCATTTGCAACAACATCTGGGTATCGAATATCAGCAGGGGTTCAGGTGTCTATTGCACCAATTTGGCATCCTCACCAATTTTCGAGTGCAATAACGCATGGGCAAACGGCATTGCTGAGTTTGGAGGCTCATGCCCCGATCCAACAGGAACAAACGGAAACTTCAGCGCCGACCCACTCTTCTGTTGGCCCGAGGGCGATGATTTCTATCTTCATGCCGACTCCCCCTGCGCTCCTGAAAACAGTCCTGCTGGGTGTGGACTGATTGGGGCCTTTCCCGCTAGTTGTGGCATATCCGGAGTTGATGGATGGGTTGCCAATGATGTTAATGGACTGATTCGCTCCTATCCCAATCCAATGAAAACTAGCTCAACCATCATTCTCAGCGGAGACCATTCCTTCCTTAAGGGAGAGGTCAGAATCCTGGATATATTGGGCCGCTGCATACGGTCTTTTTCAGCGACAGACGTGGGCAGTGGAGACAGAACATTTCACTGGGATGGGCGATCTAGTTCTGGAGAGCTGGCGACACCAGGATTATATTTTATTCGAGCAAAATCTGGTGATTCTATGTTGACGAGCAAAATAATGGTGGTCAGATAACGCGTCCCTTCTATAAGACTTGAGTCCAAAAACAGAGAGTGGTTCGTAAAGGGTTGCACCCGGGGAGCCGCGGATTTGTCATCTCGAAATAGTGTGGTCATTTTGGGTGACGCTGGCCCCGGTGGTGATAGCTGCCGGGTTTCGCTATATGTGTAAGTTCTATAGGGTTTTGCGGTTGCGACGGTTTAGGTTGGATTCTCTGTTTGTATAAGGTCTCATTCGGTTATCGGTCATAATCCTCGGAATTGGCGTGGGATGGCCGAAGTTCTCTGACTCTCTCCTCTCGGCTCAGCACCGTTTAACGCTCGCGTTGCACTCGGACCCCGAGTGAGACCGTCTTCTAACTCTCGTTCCGGTCTAAGCACAATTGCATTCGCCTCAAAACGGACGGAGTTTCCAAGCGCCTAACCACTCGAAAATGGACAACCGCTATTCCAAGTAAAGAATCCAGATGTCGGATATGTCTTCATTGCTGGTATTGCTATAGCTGATCGCGCGACCGTCAGGAGACCATGAGGGATATATCTGATCCATGGGATCAAGAGTTAGTTGGGTTGGATTCTCTCCGGTCGCGGAAATAACCCATATATCATAGCTCCCGGATCGATTGGATGTGAAAGCGATTTGGCTCCCATCAGGTGCCCAGGCAGGATGGACGTCACGAGCGGGATCGGTGGTGAGTTGAAAAGGCGCGCCCCCTGCAGGGGATATTACCTATAGATCATAGTCGGCGAAACAATGTCTCCAAATATCCCCTCCGGCCATCGAGACAAGCAATTCGTCATCAATTCTGAACGGTTTCCTGCATGAGCAAAGGACCTGACCCGGTGGATCCGGAATATTTGGCGCATTTATCCCTTCAATTATGAGTGTTAGATTCGATGCCCGTGGCCCTGTTCAGATCAAGCAGCGTCGCGGTAATAGTACTCATGATTCCGCCGCGCCTCTCGCGGAAGCGCACTCAATGTAAGCGTTCAGGTTGGGAGAGTGTGGCGGGAGCCGGACGGGTCGAACCTGTGCATCTATGAGCATAGCTCGAAATGGGTCGCAGAACTTGGTATCGCGATCCATGATGAGATAGTTCAGGCTGGGGAGGAATCCGGCGAAATGGACGCGGCGGGCGGAGATTCCGGTAGCGAAGAGGCGAGGACCCGTCAGGGTAAGAGTCGAGGATCCTGGGTTGGATGACATATGTGGAAGCGACAGCAATCACAGGGAAAGTGATCGTATTTGCTATACTACGATTTCAGTTCAAGATTGCGGCAGGATCAGCACAGGCCGGCGTACGCCGACCCGCAGCTCGGTGCGACCGTCGGCGAGGGCGAAGGCGCCTTCGTGGGCATCCAAAATCCTCTCGATCTCCGGTGCGAGCGGTGTGTTCCCAAACCCTCCTGTGACGACCAACGTATAACTTGGGTCGACCGCCAGCACGTCGGCCAGATGAACACTTCCAGTGATCAGTGCTTTTACACCGCCTGCCTCCGCGGACTCCAGATCAGCGCGGCTGGCCACAGGCCGCACGAGCAGGCAACCCGGCGCAGGATCGCCGTGGCGTAAGGGTCCGGCCGTTTCTCCGCCACAACCCCACATGCCGGCGATCCGCACCGCTTCACCCTCCACGACAGCCCCGAGTTCATTCACCTCGACCACTCGACCCGGCATCCAAGCGAGCACATCGAGTGTCTCAAGTAACGGCTCGATTGAGATCACCCCATAGGCGTGATCAATTGACTTCACGCGTCCCCGGACGGGAGAGATGCTGGTGATGTAATCCGAACTCGAACGCCGGCGTGCGGCAAGCCACTGGCCGCGCTCGACATCGTCGCCCTCCTTGACGCGGATGTGGGGCTTGATCTGGTCCGGACGCAGCTTCAAATCCCCTGCGATATGCACCGGCGTCAGGGGGTGGGCCAGCGCGGCGCGCTCACGCACAACGAATGTGCCGTCCGGAAGAAGGCGCTCAATTTTGCCTTCGACTGGCGAAAGAAAATGCTTTTTATGGATAGGATTGATCTTACGCTCGGCAATGATGTCATCGATTTCGATCTCGTCACCCACGCGCTTGAGAAGATAAGGTTCTACATTGCCGGGTGGGAGGCCCAAGCGGGATGCTACCTCCAGAAAGAACGGACGGAGAAACAGTCGCTGGCTCCGCGCAATCAATGTGTCGCTTGCAACCTGCTCACCGATTTTAACAAAAATCTCGCCCGGTACGGCAAGTTCCCGATTCAGGCGTATAGTGCGGCTTTCAACAGACGGTTGGCGTGGTCCCTCACGCCCATCCGGCGCAGGTGGATCCGCCTGCAGGTGGATCGCTCTTGTCGCGCCGCACTCTGGAAGAAAGGCGCCCAAACGCACCAGACCCAGCTCATGGAAGATTTCGAGGGCCAGCGGCTTGTCAACCTCCGTCAACAGACCAAGGTGGGGGAACATAAAGGCGCGGTCAACAGCCAGCTCCAGCTCCGCTTTCGGTCTCAGCGCCTTCATCAGAATCAATGCCGCCGCTTCGCGCGATGAATGTGAAAGGATTCCGCCGCTGCCGATGACAAGATCGTAGCCGGAGAGCTGCAGCGGCCCTGTTTCTTTGGTCCGTTGCTTCGGCCTTGAAAAGAGGTGACGGATCTTGAGTTCCTCCTCACCGCGACTCATCCCGATCCCATGCAGCACGCGGAGGTGATCGCGCACCGCCTCACGGATTGCCACAGCGGCGAGGGCCCACTCAATTCGCGTTTGCAACGAGGTCGTCGGCAGGCTGGTCGGGCGGAGGTATTTCCCCCCGATCTCATCCCAGAGTCGAATCTGCGGATCTCCGCCGGCGAACTCATCATCTGCAATCAATTCCTGTATGACGCCAATTCCGGCCCTCCGGGCGACGTTAAGAGCGCTATAGCTCATGCCGAGATTGGCGCTGACCGTACGCACGACTTTCCCCGCGCGCGCCGAGAAGACATCCGTCGTTGCGCCGCCGATATCAATCGCCAGCATGTGCGAATCCATTTCTTGTGAAGCGGCGGCGAGGATCTGGCTGAAAGCCGCCGGTGTCGGTCTCACGGGAGCGTTGACCCATTGGGTCAGATCGTCATATCCGGGCGCCTGCGACATAACATGCTCCATAAAGATTTCATGAATTGCCGCGCGCGCCGGCTCGAGATTCTCGCGAACACTGCTGGGACGGATATTCTCGATCGGATGGAAGAGGAAGCGGTCGCCGAGCGTGTCGCGGACGAAGTCGCGTGCATGTACATTACCGGCGTAAACGACCGGCAGTTTTGCGTTCGGACTCAACTTGGGACGCAAACCCGATTCCCGAATCAGCTCCGCCAGAAAGACCGGCGCTGAAATCGCGTCACCATCAAAACCACCGGCGAGCAAAATCATGTCAGGTCGCAGGCGCTTAAGGGACTCGATGCGTTCGTAAGGGGCGCGTCCGTCATCCAATGCAATCACATCCAGCAGGATCGCGCCGGCGCCCAGCGCGACCCGCTCCGCGCTGCGGCTCGTCACCTCTCGTACAAGCCCGGTGACGATCATTGCGAGCCCCCCGCCGGCGGAAGAGGTTGAAAAGTAAGGAAGTTGTGGCCGGCCGCCGCGAGTCAGCTCGATGCCCGTCCTATCCGCCAGCCCCCGCAATGCCTCACCGACACCGATCATGACGTCTTCATGTGGCCGTTCCACCGTTGTCGGCGCTTCGTGCCGGTGGTAGGACCAGCGATCTTGCCGGTCGAAGAGGATTGCCTTGGTCGTGGTGCTGCCGACGTCCGTGACGATGAAGCGGTCAAGATTGGATGGCTGCGACAATTTGTGACTCCTTGGGTTTTCAGGAATTTCCAGATTGCACTCCAAGATCAAATGGTAGCGTTTCTAACGCAATCCAAACAGGAAAAGATCACAATGTCTCGCTTCCAGCGGCGGGGATCGAGTTGAGCCTGGGTCGATTGGCGACAGGGACCTCGTCTGATATGATAAACGACAATGTGGCGGATCAGGAGCGACCCGTGAGTCCGGTTTGAAAGGCGCATGGCTTGGTGAGTTGTCCTATGCAGTACGCGAAAGAAATCCGAATCCTCTTCTGTGCCGATACGCATCTCGGTTTCGATGAGCCGGTACGCCCGCGGATTGAGCGACGCCGTCGCGGGACGGACTTCTTCGCCAACTTCCAACGAGTACTCGATAGCGCGCGGGATCGCCGCATTGATCTTGTCGTTCACGGGGGCGATCTCTTCTTCCGCAGCCGGGTACCCGCGTCGATCATTGACCGGGTCTATCGGATGCTTCTCGAATTCGCTGCGCATGATATTCCGATTTTGATCGTACCGGGTAATCACGAGCGCTCGATATTGCCGTCGTCGCTGTTCTTGTCTCACCCCAACATCCACGTCTTCACCCGGCCGGAGACAAAAGTCTTCGAATTCGCGGGGACAAGAATCGCCTTTTCGGGATTTCCCTGCGCGCGAAGCGAGGTGCGTCAACGGTTTGGATCGCTGATATCCGACACAGGTTGGGCCGAGGTAAAGGCGAGCGTGCGGTTTCTTTGTCTGCACCAGTCGATTGAAGGGGCCCAGGTAGGGCCTTTGAATTATACATTTCGTCGGGGGAACGATGTCATCCCGATGGCCGATCTACCGTCCGCATTCGATGCGGTCCTGGCCGGGCACATACACCGGCGACAGATCCTGAAGCACCGTCGGCCGGATGGGAGTTCAATGCCGATCGTTTATCCCGGTTCCATAGAGCGCACCTCTTTTGCCGAGAGGTTTGAACCGAAGGGATACTTCGACCTGGGCATTGGAAGACGTATCGCCGGCGGGCGATGCCGCCTTAAGTTTGATTTTGTACAGCTCCCGGTGCGACCGATGGAAGAAATCGTGCTTGGCGACGACATAGATCAGCACGGGGTGCGGTTTTTTTTGATATCGCAACTGGCCCGCCTCGACCCCAACTCCATTGTTTGTCTCAAGTGCAACGAGGGGGTCGCGTCCGAGGTCCGGGGCGCCTTGACAAGCAGACTGCTGCGCGAGGTCTGCCCAGCGACGATGAACATCCAGTTAGGGACCCATCTGTTCGGCCGGCGGAAGGGAAGCGTCGCATGATCCGAGGTCCACAACACGACAGGCTCATCCAGATGATTTGCGATCAGGTACCGGAAGGGCCGGGAGTCTACACTTTTCATGGCGAACGGGGCGAGATCCTTTACATTGGAAAAGCGGTCAACCTGCGGCAGCGGATGCTGAGCCACATGAGGCAGGATCCCAAGCCGGATGAGGTGCGCCATTCCCGCCTGGTCTACGAGGTCCGTGATTTCGATCATCAAACCACCGTATCCGAGTTACCGGCCCTGTTGCTGGAGGATGAACTCATAAAGACGCACCGGCCCCGCTTTAACATTCGCCAGAACGAGTTTCTGGAATACAAATACCTTGAGCTGTCAGCTGACGAGTATCCCAGGCTGCGCATGATCGATCACGAGGCGGATTTCGGAGATCGTCCTGTGTTCGGGCCGTATCGTGATCGGTATCTGGTCGATCGAATCCTGCAGTTGATTCACCAGCACATCGGTCTGCGTTCGTGTCCTGAACCCGACCCGATAACCAGCTGTCTGGAATTGGATCTCGGGCACTGTGCGGGACCCTGTCGGAAGGGTGTAACCCCGCTTGACTACCAGCGGGTGGTGGCGCGCACGGTCGCGTTTCTCGACGGCGATGAGTCGGATGTCGCCTTGCATTTGCAGCAGGCGATGGCGCACTCGGCGGAGAAATACGAGTTCGAAAAGGCGCAACGACTGAAGGAGCATCTCGAATTCTGCCGTCGCTTCGGCGAGCGGCAAAGATTTCTACATAAGTTCAAGGAGCGGAAACTGACCGTGGTGGAGAAAGGCGACCACGAACTCACCTATGTGTTCTTGCGGGGCCGGCTGGCCGCCCACGGAACGGCCATAGAGTTGACAGAATGCCGGTCGGGCGGGAGAACCCACATTCCGTCATGCTCCAGCAACGACGCGCGGTTCCTCCTCGATCGGGCAACGATCGTCCACAACTGGCTGCGCCGCAATTCCGACCGCTGCGAGCACACCTTCGCGGAGCTCGATCAGTAATTGTTCAAATAATCGTCCCTTATTTCTATTCCGTCCGCGAGTGGGCGCTGCGAAAAAGAGCTTTATTCTCAGGTCGGATATTATGAATAGAAGGGTCAGATTTTTTTCGGTTGCTTGTCCAGTTTCCGCTTTTCCTCTTTGTCATGCTTACTCGCCTTCTGTTTCTTATCCTTGGCCCTGTCCTTCTTGCCGCCTTTGTCTCCCATTGTGCATCTCCTTTTGAGGGTTCTCCCGCTCGCACTCAGCCCGGTCCACCCAGGGTCCAGACCTCGCGTCCGCTCTTGAGGTGCTTCTTGTGGATCTTCACGTCGTCGGCACCCTCGGACTCGGCAATGGAGCAGAGCTCGGCGACGTCCTCGGGGCTGCCGTCGCAGAATCCCATGGGTCGTGGATTGTTCGGCAGGTTGAGCTGGACCTTGAACTCGCCTCGGTTCCAACGGGTCTGCGTGGTGTTGTCATACGGGTGGATCATGGGATGTCCGTCCTTCCCGGAAACTCCGTCTCTGTTGCCATGCTAGCGGTTGGCCGAGACTCATTGTAGCGTCGTGCTGCCTGCATGTAAACAGAACATTGATGAGTGACAAAATCCGGGCAGCTGGAGAGCTGCGCCGTGATGGATTTTCTCTACTCAATGGGCCGAATAGCCAGAAGCTCACGCGAAATCAAATCGCTCAGATTGTCCTGATAACCGGAACCCACCATTTTTGATGAGACATTTAATGTACAATTACCGAACTCTTATATATGGCTCGGAACTTACCGTATCTCGTAGCAGATGACCTCGAGCGGCTCGATCTCCGTCTCCTCGTCGGCCTCCCGGGGATTGAAAACGCTCCCGGTGCCCCGCACCACCACCATCCGGCGGTTGCCGACCAGGTAGCAAGTGCCCTCGTTCATCTCGTGGCCCAGGGGGATGGGCACCTGCGTGAGGTACTCGCCGTCAGGCGCGAAGACGTCCCAGGTTTCTAAAATGCCCTCGGGCTGGTCCTCGTGGCCGTGCGGCGTCAGGACCCAGATCGTCTCGTCGTCGGGATTCGTCATGATCCGCGCGACGCAGGGGTCGTGGTCTTCGATGGTCCAGTCCGTGTTCGCGGGGGTTCCCGGGTCGATGACCGGGGAGACCCTGCCTTTCTCGGCCTGTGTTCTCTTGCGCGGTTCGTATCGGCGCCCGAAGACCCGCACAAGGTTACCCGCCGTGTCGTACTCTGAAATCTCGTACGCGTCCCTCTTCATGGGGGCGTAGATGCGGCCGCCGGAACCGAGAACCCAGCTGCGATCGATGTAGTAGTCGTCGGCCTCGACGAAGATGTACCCGCTCGGGTCGAACGGCGTGGTGATTTCGAGGATTTTGTGAAACTCGCAGATCGAAGCGTCACCCACGGACACGAAGCGGT is from Candidatus Eisenbacteria bacterium and encodes:
- a CDS encoding right-handed parallel beta-helix repeat-containing protein, which produces NDGMPRTPNSRADQWHRMAMRANPIYYSFSSRGEDHAAQNPLFCCTCIIIVAGARGWARAKGRWNFLLAEDSSMMLECQKTSHMLGKGFRFPCPNMYPCWLLVMLVPIAVGLPLSRSFSLRAEVWDVPEEMQTLSEALQIAQPYDTVLVSPGTYDNVGSLFMDAPSVILLGEDSLRARINLGALYIRADSCVVRGLSFMNWIDFPITVGAVTGTQIRGNAFLWSMRAIDDQGLFTSIIGNYIMECWESIMVYGQGGTLIASNELINNGGGILLWAPATVKDNEIIGTTSGSDVGAPLYGGGVGAFSVGGQVLIQNNTIDENTCDTWEPLWVGKGGGIYTFECDSVIIEHNTITNNQALLGGGIYVKDSNVEIRENFIRSNVDTVFYEEDEREGLGGGFWIGNCEGVIENNTIIENNAHIDGAAFYLEGNSTPVICNNIWVSNISRGSGVYCTNLASSPIFECNNAWANGIAEFGGSCPDPTGTNGNFSADPLFCWPEGDDFYLHADSPCAPENSPAGCGLIGAFPASCGISGVDGWVANDVNGLIRSYPNPMKTSSTIILSGDHSFLKGEVRILDILGRCIRSFSATDVGSGDRTFHWDGRSSSGELATPGLYFIRAKSGDSMLTSKIMVVR
- a CDS encoding DNA repair exonuclease; this encodes MQYAKEIRILFCADTHLGFDEPVRPRIERRRRGTDFFANFQRVLDSARDRRIDLVVHGGDLFFRSRVPASIIDRVYRMLLEFAAHDIPILIVPGNHERSILPSSLFLSHPNIHVFTRPETKVFEFAGTRIAFSGFPCARSEVRQRFGSLISDTGWAEVKASVRFLCLHQSIEGAQVGPLNYTFRRGNDVIPMADLPSAFDAVLAGHIHRRQILKHRRPDGSSMPIVYPGSIERTSFAERFEPKGYFDLGIGRRIAGGRCRLKFDFVQLPVRPMEEIVLGDDIDQHGVRFFLISQLARLDPNSIVCLKCNEGVASEVRGALTSRLLREVCPATMNIQLGTHLFGRRKGSVA
- a CDS encoding GIY-YIG nuclease family protein, giving the protein MIRGPQHDRLIQMICDQVPEGPGVYTFHGERGEILYIGKAVNLRQRMLSHMRQDPKPDEVRHSRLVYEVRDFDHQTTVSELPALLLEDELIKTHRPRFNIRQNEFLEYKYLELSADEYPRLRMIDHEADFGDRPVFGPYRDRYLVDRILQLIHQHIGLRSCPEPDPITSCLELDLGHCAGPCRKGVTPLDYQRVVARTVAFLDGDESDVALHLQQAMAHSAEKYEFEKAQRLKEHLEFCRRFGERQRFLHKFKERKLTVVEKGDHELTYVFLRGRLAAHGTAIELTECRSGGRTHIPSCSSNDARFLLDRATIVHNWLRRNSDRCEHTFAELDQ
- a CDS encoding glutamate mutase L, producing MSQPSNLDRFIVTDVGSTTTKAILFDRQDRWSYHRHEAPTTVERPHEDVMIGVGEALRGLADRTGIELTRGGRPQLPYFSTSSAGGGLAMIVTGLVREVTSRSAERVALGAGAILLDVIALDDGRAPYERIESLKRLRPDMILLAGGFDGDAISAPVFLAELIRESGLRPKLSPNAKLPVVYAGNVHARDFVRDTLGDRFLFHPIENIRPSSVRENLEPARAAIHEIFMEHVMSQAPGYDDLTQWVNAPVRPTPAAFSQILAAASQEMDSHMLAIDIGGATTDVFSARAGKVVRTVSANLGMSYSALNVARRAGIGVIQELIADDEFAGGDPQIRLWDEIGGKYLRPTSLPTTSLQTRIEWALAAVAIREAVRDHLRVLHGIGMSRGEEELKIRHLFSRPKQRTKETGPLQLSGYDLVIGSGGILSHSSREAAALILMKALRPKAELELAVDRAFMFPHLGLLTEVDKPLALEIFHELGLVRLGAFLPECGATRAIHLQADPPAPDGREGPRQPSVESRTIRLNRELAVPGEIFVKIGEQVASDTLIARSQRLFLRPFFLEVASRLGLPPGNVEPYLLKRVGDEIEIDDIIAERKINPIHKKHFLSPVEGKIERLLPDGTFVVRERAALAHPLTPVHIAGDLKLRPDQIKPHIRVKEGDDVERGQWLAARRRSSSDYITSISPVRGRVKSIDHAYGVISIEPLLETLDVLAWMPGRVVEVNELGAVVEGEAVRIAGMWGCGGETAGPLRHGDPAPGCLLVRPVASRADLESAEAGGVKALITGSVHLADVLAVDPSYTLVVTGGFGNTPLAPEIERILDAHEGAFALADGRTELRVGVRRPVLILPQS